The stretch of DNA AAGTTTGGACAAACCGAaatctagggatgtaagaaaatattaatatggcaatatatcgtgattttcccCCCAGCTATatttatatcaatattcaaaagctgtgtatcaaatTTTTGAAAGATTtctcatgcaaacatttgtgcattttttctgttggtgcaattcaaacgccgaccactagATAGCAGCAGTGTGCAGCAGGTTTTGttgccaccactgaaatgtacaatccctctattatggttcataaCTCTAATCCTCATGTCAAACATGTTATGCATCAGTTTGTACggcttattgaattttcctacaataaattcagtccccaaaaaaatcattaatatcgtctgactgaatgcatCGTGatacaggggcggattaaggaatgaagaacatccggggcttaacacacgcacacacacgcgcgcgcacacacacgcacgtgcgcgaaCACACAcatacgtgacacgcactagtcaacatcatatatgtcttgtaccacataatttttaatctgaaactacacattaagcatattcagggcagagtattgttcctgttagtgtttagtgtgagatgatagtaaatattccctttctttctccatcaactttacctgataagctaactttaggcaaaccagcagcacaacaaatattttcaaataagactcacaaacctgagtcaacaccagtctcatcaaagctggggttctgtcgttgtactttttgtctaaaaaacgtccttatgtccatcttcactcatgcgtatcaggcagagactgcagaagaaaccggctgctgaagggcttcttcttcagtggtggaggctcaggcaggctgtatacaaactactgccagctgctccctctctgttggactttggtactgcatgttacttccgcgatttagatctggggctttccatgaaacatccggggcttcagcccaagtagccgggcctaatgccGCCCCTGTCGTGATACGCatcatatcgccagaatttcaccaatacacagccCTACCGACAGCCAAATGATCTAATAGTTGCTTTAGCTGAAGTTttgagacaaatgcaagagaaccacattTTCCCCCAGTTTTTTAAAATCTCtataatatatttatagctatactgtgTTAAAACTTTGTTAAGAGACATAAAATTAATGTTTTGCTCTAATTTGGTTTCCAAatctgccattgcagctttaatgatTGTtgcagttaactcattcactgccagccatttcctgattagTAAAGCCCTTcgttgccagcgtttctcaccgtttttactatttttaagagtcacagaatgttgcgtgctaggatgatgttgacgccaaaacaaccaaaacaaagcggagactcgcctctaacaacaggaagaatctgtgcgtttcgagcgttatccgttctttcataatctgttgttgaattgtgatcggcagacgcttttctggttcgcgtttcacttttttttacagcagcggcccaaaacgatctcctagcacatggactttctgcttcctgatcttgtgatgtatgcggatgaagatcagctttagagcggaGATGTTTGGCAggggctcattccgatgcccacacagtaaaaaaaatgcaaatgacgacttttatcATCATTTGCAGTGAACAGTTGGAATTAAAATGtcaacttttgtcatcaatggcagtgatggAGTTAAGACAAatccagatttgttagatttaatCCATATTACTAATTTGATGTGGTAGCATAAGAAATAAAATGGTAGCGGCTCAGGAACGACGCTTATATGAAacgactttggcatcaacttgcAGACAGAGGTACAGCTTctatatggcagactgccccgttgGCTTATATCCATAGCGATGAATACGCCACATTGTCCGTTGCTCTGATTATAGTAAGGCTTGTCAGGCTAGTTGGTTGCAACTACTCTGATCAGCACAAAGTGTGGCAAACACTTTCTGAGACTTTTCTGactgataaaaataaacaaacaaattagTAAAGaagcacaatttttttttttgtttacatgttCTCTGGTGTTGACAGTTCTGTCACTATGATGCAACACATCGAGTTTATAATCGTGACATCTCAACTCACCAGCATGCAGACGTCCATGGGCAGGTAGACTTTCCGCCTGCTGCTGTGGTACGGGGTCGCTCGTAGACACGTTACGATCCCCTGAGCTTTACCAAGGTGGCTCGCCGCGTGATCTGCGTGGACATTTGTTATGCCTGCAAAAGAACATCAACACAAATCATGGTCAATGTTTCTAGCATTAATGTAAATCTTTCAGATCACCTGCTCTCACCTAAACACTCCAGCAGCAGGTATAAAAGAGAGGACTGTGTGTTCTCTGAATATGCTTCAAGTTCTTGAATGTTCCTGTAGGCTTTGTCATCCAAGTCCTTTTCCTGGTAAGACAAACAGATTTTTCTTTTATAATATGCAATTAAACATGTTAAAAGTCCCAGGTTCCTTATAAACGGATTCACTGAATAAGCTGTGACTTGTTTTCGCTTTAAAAGACAATTTGTAGTTGAATCTCAGCTTTTATAAATCAAACCACAAgctgcagaagcagaagaaaatagATTTGTGTCTTACTCTTTCTGTAATAATTCTCAGCAGCCATCTTTTTGTCAAGTTGTGTCTCTTCACTGCCTGTGAGACAAAATCAAACTCAACGAGTTTTAATCCTTAGCAAGAAAATTCATGTTTATTTAAATAATATCAAATAGATGTTTTTCACTTTTTACCCTCCACAGCTCAGTGCTGACTGGTTGGTTTGGAGGGTCGTCTCTGAAGATCTCCTCTATGGCTGTTTTCCAGAACTGCATTCGCATCAAACCAATGGTCTTCTGGGAAACTGAGTCCTTCACcttgtccaaaaacaaaacagcaaGTCTAATATTAGCCAAACtagtaaaaaaaaactacatctaATTAAACAATAATAAACACTTCTTAAACAGATTTATAAACATAACAAATTAGCTTGGTAGCTGATGCAGCAGTATTGGTGACAGGTACACAATTaacagcagagattcaggatgttATTCCACATCCAATCAAACGCAGGGATACCTGCCTGTGCCAGCTCCACATTAAAGGCTCTCAGAGCTAAAGAGGAGAGCCGGACCTCCTCTGGGAGGAGGAGAGACGACAAAAAGCCTTCATAGTCTCTGGACCTTAGGAGGAAAGAGAGATGCCAGGGTGCCATGGATAAGAGGAGATACATATTATTATTTATCTATATAAAAAGCTATAACAAACCCAAGTTACCctcaaaaaacataaaacagacaaaaataTGGCAGCCTTTAAAAATCTTACATAGCATTTTACTTTGGTATGAACTAATAAAGCAAACCAAAACAGAAAATAAGATAGAAAAACATGCATTGAACTAAATTTATACACACTTTATGATAAAATTTGGCTAATTTGTCTTAAGGGTATTCTAGGTATTTTGAAGATACTTCAAACTTTTTAAATATGTACTAAAAAATTACAATATAGGTTAAATGAAGTCCGCCGAAGTGAAGAGTAAACAGAAACTATTTAGATTAGAATAAACATCAAGCACCTCTCTAAAACTTTTAATACTCGTTTTTCTGTTCAATTGAGTTTGGCGTAGAAATGTTACACCAGCTTAAACTGAACTAAATAGGTATGCCATCTGTTTTTACATTACTCTTCGAATGGCATTTATAGTAAGTACCCTGACTATTGTAAAAAGATGGCATGTGTTTTCTGTAAAAGCATTTATAAAATGTGTTAGCATTAAACAAAGTCTGACCCACCTGACCAAGTCCAGACAGTACTTTTCATTGTACTGAGATCCCACTGTTGCATTGGCTAACGCTCTCACACTTTGTATTTCTGATCCTCTTAGGATACAAATACTTGTCGGCCTTATTTTTTTGTGCAGACAGTAAACAAGCGATGCTTTACTGCCCAGTATTCCATGTTTGGCACTCACACAAGCTGCCATGTTCCCCTTCAACTTGTGCTACTTCCGGTAAACCTCGAAAATTTAGAAACAAATATGAAAATTACGTGTTGACCTTCATGAAATACACGAACATAAATTATTTTACCACTTTATTTTCCAGCCATCAATTTTGTTTGTACATTTTAACACTCAAATTATACTTTAAAAAGTATAATTCTCTTAACTGTTTAAACTACAGAGCCGGTTTGTTGAAGGTCGTTTACAGTACGTTTTTCTTGATTAATAAATAGAAATATTGCGTCAGTTTTGTTCTTTTTGTTAAAAAGCTGCACAACTCAGGACTGAATAATTAATTTGTAAGTGAAAGTATTCCATCTACGTTGTTTTTCTGCTTTGAAATTCTTAAATCGGATTTTTCAATCGCTTCCGAACGCAGCAGACGCTCGAAGCAAGTGTTACGTTAAAAACCTTCCTCCGGGTTTCCGTCACATAGATCCGTTACTAGCGGATTTAGCATCTACCTCGATTTAAAAAGAAAACTGTATAAAGATAACTTTGCAAAGAGGAACACTATTTCATATAGTTGGGTACGGATCAGTAAAATTAGTACATAGATATTAGAAAGGCAGATACTTTGTGTTTAGTTGCAAAAAACTGGAATAGGTGATTTTATGACATTACCGGAAATTGGAAAAATGTGAATTCAAAATAAGACAAATTCTACTTTTGAGGATGACGCGGACTAATTAAATGTTTGTTATATTTGGTTTAAAATAGCAAATGTACACTGAGACTAAATGTGTaactacatgtatgtatgtatatatatatatatatatatatatatatatatatatatatatatatatatatatatatatatatatatatatatatatatatatatatactgatgcTTTTCCtgagatctgctttagccactcctccaattTGGGGATTACTCTACTGACCAGAGTGCCCAGATGACCACTGGCACCAATGATGTCTTCATTCTCCATGCAGGCTTTCTCAAAATCGTCTctaaggccctggtacttctctcgtTTCTTGTGTTtccttttcctgatgttgccatcacttgttTTTGCCACATTAATCACAACAACtggcctctgttgtttgtccaccaccacagtgGTTGTAGTGTTCCATCATgtgtgctttccctgccagcatcttacaccttgcagttatgtggtggattgtcttagAGGCCTCAATGCATCAAAagaaattttcttttcttttttttttcaaacacgtTTCAAACAAGTTCGTTTGTTTTGTTGCCTTTCCAGTAGCAGTGTtgaagcttttattttgtaatcaGAAGGAAATAGACGTCATGTTTACTTGGTGATTTCCTCCTACTTCATGATCGCGCGCGCTAACAGGATGTCGGGTTTAACAGCAACAGGGGTTGCAAGTTTGACAAGATAGTTGCCCACACCATATGGCTGCAAAGTCGGTGAAATGTTGGCATCTGTGGCTGCTGTTGTTGCTCTCTGTGCGGGCGTCCGTTGCTAAAAACAGTCGGTAAGACAGACTGATTAAGAGCTAAATGCTAATTCTACTTAGTTTTTGTTAGCAGTGACGAGTTAAATCGTTCCCAGACAAACGTTCACTTTTTCCCCTCTTACGTGTGTGTTGCTGTCTTTTAATATTTGCTGTCAATACTATTACAACTTTTCAGTGTATTGTTGGACCCTAAAATACCAGTGCAAATGGAAAAATTACTTAGCCATACTTGCTAATTGTTTAGTAAGGGTCGACCGGGGAGTTCAGATACTCAAATTTtgtgaaaaataataataataataataataataataataaaactattCTGGGAAAACATGAATAATCTATAATAACTATAAGATGTGTTTGAAACAATACGGAGTTTCGTTGGCTTTAAGGTCGGTCTtagaattttgaataaaactataAAACTTGTTATTTTTTGTCAAGATCATTATTGGTCACAAGATGTCGCGTCATGCTTCCCTCAAATCTGACAGTTTCCTGAAACTTTTTTGCAGTTTCTGTTTCTTGCCACAAGATGGTGGTGTTTTATAAGATAAACTCAGTAAAATGCTTCAATTGTTTATTTGAATATCAATAAACGATCAGCTAATTGTAACCTCATAACAGATTAAATTTCTCTGCTTGTTTTCTCCTTATTGTAATCTGATAAATCAGTGCAGATTtgttagctgttagttttaaaTCTACAATAATGAATAAATGGCAGCAACGTTGCTTCATGCTCATCTGATTTAATTTATTCTTAAATTTAATGAATAGTTCCACAAGTTCACAGTTCATGAGATGTTTCATAATGTTGCTGCTTTAAAGCTTAATTCCAATATTTCTGCATATCCATTGTAGGCTTGGATCCAAATAATTTAACATTACAAAATCCAGTTTAAAGATATAAAATAACCTTTCTGCCGTCAACAGCAATAATTGATTTAAGATTGACGTTTTTTCTCAAGTAAACAAaccaaaataaaaacatcaagtGGCTTTTATTAGACTAAATGAGGCAATTGATACAATTAGTAAAGATCTTGAATAAATTAAAATATCAGTTTAATGTTTAACTAATTGAAACTATTTAAAATTATTTGGTCAAAGTGTCACCctattaataaaacaacaaaaacagattTATTGATGGACTGAAAACATTTAGCTCACACACGGGTGAGTAGAAACCATAGCTCTGTTCTTTGTGACAACACATTCCTCTTGGTGATGAAAACACATTCCTTTATTTGATGATGTGCTAGATTCCTTCACAGTCTCTGCTGTTTGTCTCCATTATCTCGATTAATCAACACACACGTCCACACTGAGCTACTCTGGGTTTATCAGTCACTTTATTCCTATTTTATAGTTGTGAAAAGGTTTTTTTAatattcatttggaaacaaaataGGTATTATATTTTGAATATCTTTAGAGTCTTTCAACACTACAAAACAAATAATTATTctgtgtatctttagttttgccaATTTAACTTTTTTCTTTACCTCATTTTATTTAAACCAGCTGCTAAAAACCAAAATTAGTGTTGCAGTATAAAATATTAACTATGAATCTTCACATTTTCACTCGactgaatgtttttgttttcctgcTTGGACCACTTCCGTTGCATCCTTGCAGGCGTTCTATGAATGATGACGTCCTCCGGCCGTACACCCACGGACATGGCCCCGCCCACTCTCATCGCTACGTCAGAGACTGTCAGGGCATCCTTTATGGTAACACCACCCATGAGAGCTGGGCCTCCAGCAACGACAGGGGGCAGCCGGTTGCAGAGTCCAGACTGTTTGTGACAGATGTGAAAGATGTGGGTGGAGTCAGCAGATGGGTCTACGGTGCGTTACGATCACACGAGTTTAAGGAAACTTAACCTCCAGAGAGTTTGGACTGATTATATCCTtggtttttgtttcttttctgcaTTTACTTTTGGTTTGACATTTGAGAGTACTAAGTGTTGCTCTCTCTCCTTCTAGGTCACATGACTGTGGTCCACGACCCACTGCAGACCGTGTCGGTTGTAGAGCCAGGAGGGCCAGGTGGCTGCAAGATGAACCACCAGGTGTCTGTGGAAGAGACGGCGGAAGCTGCGGGGTGTCTTTATGCCCAAAACGCTGGTTTCTTCAACACAAAGTCAGGCGTGTGTTTGGGAAACGTGGTGAGCAATGGCAGGCTGGTCCAGGACAgcagaggactgcagaacgcaCATTTTGGAATCAGGAAGGATGGAACCCTGGTGTTTGGGTGAGAAAACAGCTTCAGTTTGATTATGTTTGTATGAAGAAACAATTCAGTTTTGTTGGACACTTCTAAACACAAGTGAGTTTATATTAATTTTAGGTAGGATAAAAAATCTTGGGAAGTCTGGTTTTTTTTGTTCCATCTGTGAAGAGCAATGACTATTTAAAAAGTCTAATTAAAGCAGACTATTTTTGTGATTTTCCAGCCAGTTAATCTTCTACTTTAGTGAAATGGATGTTATAATGGAAAGACCAGTATTAaatcaaataaaatatataaaataattgACAATAACTCACCTATAATAAACTAATGAGATTTTCATTGCACAAAACAACGTTTTGGTAGTGCCCCCTTGTAAATTGTAACATTTTTCCCTTTTTGGTCTTTTCTAATTCTAAACATTAGAGATTATAAATCAACAGGAAAGTGCTCGCATTGGTTTCCATATCTTGTACACAGATAAGTGTTTTTCATTTTGCATAgagaaaaatagaaaataaacctttttctatTCCTGTTAGTCTAAAGTCCTTAAAGCAAAGCACGTCACGCAGCATCTGTAATGCCAGAGCTTTAAATTAAAGTTGTAGAAGGTTGCtgggaagctgttgttggtttagtgtccagaaaaAGGCagcgaacatctcagctagtagaagctaaccattagcattagcaactccaccacacgacagaactccttcaggcttgtggtatttatggagataaaacatccacgttgcaaagcagagtcagtggtagagtcacattgctgttagccaatcagaagtgagatgtccaaatatcaggaagtaagactacatgtcctgccttctgaagctcaatcctgatgtggctcacttctacttcctgaaaaggGTGCagcagagctttgtttccccagagagcCACTCACAAGGCATCTgttcctattagagaccactgcaaatgtactgatgaaACGAGTGTTCCACAACTTTAAGATCATCTTATGCTGACAAATGCTGGAGTCATAGCTGCTTTGGTCAAATCTTCAAAAACAACATGCTGCAGTCTTTTGCAACATCACAAGATCTTGTGCAGCTTGTTAGCTCATGTTTGTGGTGCAGACATCTCTCAGCTACAGCCATGTTAAATTATTGCTCAGTATCTGTAGATCTGGCTGAGTTGAAGCCACGTTTAGTTTTTATTTCTAAGGCCAGTTAgccatggcagccatcttgaatcaggttgACTGCAAAAATGAGGAAGAAGTTTCATTTAAACTTGTTTAGATGCTCCTGAGGCATCTTACTAACAAATGCACAGTCAGGCTTAAACATTAGTGCCTGCCTTTTGACTGCAGGTGAGAACACCATTTTACGCATGTTTTTACATAAAGGCTTCATCTTAAGTGTCAGTAATAATAGAAGAaattagctaaaaaaaaaaaaatccacagcAAGCTGCCTGAACTTGAAGTTCCCAAACGGGATTTAACGCCACACCAGGCATCTTTGTGGAAGGTATTATTAGTGTTGAACTGTATCTTTAAAAAGCCACAAACCACATTTTTCATACACACCAGACACTTTGCTGTCTCCTTGCGTGTCTGCACCTGACGTCACATTTCTAAAATATGATCTCCTCTCACATTTGCGTTTGCTACTGCCCGTTCAGATGGCGCCTGAAGTAAACCACAACTCCCTGGGCTTCCTGTTTTGTGTGGGTCTGTATCCTCCAGTCTAACCTCTGGTCCAGCTCAATAAACAGCTCAAAAACAGTGCTCAGGTGAAGAGTTTATGACTCACTGTGGCACCAGTTGTTTACCGTTGTCACTTTAACATGGCACCGTGACAGTGCAGGACATGAATCTGCTGCTTGTGTTTTATAAACAGCAACCTTCGTTTGTTTTGTGTCCTAATGCAGCTTCACAGATTAACCCTGGTTATTAAACTATTTGATTATTAGAACAATACAGAGCTGGAATTCATTATTTTTCTTGAAAAATAACTAATTTGATACATTTGTTTCTCTAATATTCAGAAACATATATTTACCTTGTTTTATGAGTGAGGTTAGAAATTCTAGAGTTTCTACATGATGCGGTTCAAATTCAGAAAAACTGgagctaaataaaaaaataaacaagtaaataaaaaacTGTGGTCTTCTTTTCATAAAGCATGTTGAAAATACTAACCCTCAGTCTAATTTACTCTATATTTTTTAAACAATGCCAAACCAAAGCAACCATGACCTACTGACCTACTTAACTGAATAAGTTTAAAAGCCTTAATAACTATTTAAGCAGGTGAATAGAGGCTTCTATTTAAATATAACTTAGTAACGTTGGTGCTTATAGGCTGGTTTATTTGCTGTTTCCAGGTATCTGTCACAGGAGGAGGTTTTAGATAAGTCCAATCCCTTCGTCCAGCTGGTTAGCGGCGTCATTTGGCTGCTGAGGAACGGTGAGATCTACATACGACAGAGTCTGGAGGCCGAGTGCAACAAGACCCAGGAGACGGGTAAATTCACAAAATACTAATCCAGACCGCAAATGATAAACAGCAGGAGGCAAGATGCCTTCCTAATTAGCCAGGTCTGTTCTTTAAATGGATATTTTTACTTTTGTCTTTTTGCCTTGTTCCCCAGAGTCTGAAGGAAAAGGGATTTTTTGACAAGCCCGGCCATTCTCCAAATCTGGCAGTATTCAGTTTGCTATAGTATAGAAAACAGTGTAGGTGAATGGTAACATCTTGTATTTTGGCTGAGAAAGTCATCTTACTCAATAATGATCATATTTTTTCTTGATGACCTCAATAATCATCTTGACTGCAAATGATAATAAGTAAAATGAAGGATTTACAGGAGCTGATGTAGATTTGGGACCACGTTACGACAAAGCACCGCTGTAAGCCGCTGCTGCAAAGTGCTAGGGcatgatagcctggcaagccagactaaataaatgtattatttagtctggcaacgctccattgactgctctcggttgtggggcgggttctaccgttgtctttcaaatgatctccgcattccactggacaatgaatgtgacataggccgtgttcgag from Nothobranchius furzeri strain GRZ-AD chromosome 5, NfurGRZ-RIMD1, whole genome shotgun sequence encodes:
- the ndufaf6 gene encoding NADH dehydrogenase (ubiquinone) complex I, assembly factor 6, translated to MAACVSAKHGILGSKASLVYCLHKKIRPTSICILRGSEIQSVRALANATVGSQYNEKYCLDLVRSRDYEGFLSSLLLPEEVRLSSLALRAFNVELAQVKDSVSQKTIGLMRMQFWKTAIEEIFRDDPPNQPVSTELWRAVKRHNLTKRWLLRIITEREKDLDDKAYRNIQELEAYSENTQSSLLYLLLECLGITNVHADHAASHLGKAQGIVTCLRATPYHSSRRKVYLPMDVCMLHGVSQEDFIRGSREQKVRDVVYDIASQAHVHLQHARSFSHNVPAAASSAFLLTVVLEDYLQRIRKADFDVFHKSVQKRNPLLPFHMYLRSWKKTY